The following are from one region of the Centropristis striata isolate RG_2023a ecotype Rhode Island chromosome 19, C.striata_1.0, whole genome shotgun sequence genome:
- the LOC131992088 gene encoding hydroxycarboxylic acid receptor 3-like: MNLTSDVCCAFEAPILDRVLPPILILEFMFGLMGNVVALWMFIFHMDEWKPNSVYLTHLAVADSIVLFCLPFRADYYRRGKNWLYGDVLCRILLFLLAANRAAGIFFLTAVAVDRYFKIVHPRNRINKMGLGYALWVSLGLWALIFLATGYLLANEHFFYNSNRTQCESFNICMGFSPLSTWHNTFYVTQFFLPTTIVAFCTFRITWQLRVRTMDKKGKIKRAVQFVLAVALIFITCFFPSTISRIAVWILKAWYDECKYFEEANLAFYTSVCFTYFNSVLNPVVYYFSSPAFSGTFDRLVNKLLRRKEPEEEQKDTTEQDIATVSGRNN, from the coding sequence ATGAATCTCACTTCAGACGTGTGCTGCGCCTTCGAGGCGCCCATCCTGGACCGGGTGTTGCCTCCCATTCTCATCCTGGAGTTCATGTTCGGGCTGATGGGGAACGTGGTGGCTCTGTGGATGTTCATCTTCCACATGGACGAGTGGAAGCCCAACTCGGTGTACCTGACTCACCTGGCGGTCGCCGACTCCATCGTGTTGTTCTGCCTCCCTTTCAGGGCCGACTACTACCGCCGAGGGAAGAACTGGCTGTACGGCGACGTCCTGTGCCGCATCCTGCTCTTCCTTCTCGCAGCAAACCGTGCAGCCGGGATCTTCTTCCTCACCGCCGTGGCCGTCGACCGATACTTCAAGATCGTCCACCCGAGGAACCGGATCAACAAGATGGGTCTGGGCTACGCTCTCTGGGTCTCCCTCGGACTCTGGGCTCTGATTTTTCTCGCCACCGGGTATCTTCTCGCCAACGAGCACTTCTTCTACAACAGCAACCGCACACAGTGTGAGAGCTTCAACATCTGCATGGGCTTCAGTCCCCTCTCCACCTGGCACAACACCTTCTACGTCACACAGTTCTTCCTCCCCACCACCATCGTGGCTTTCTGCACCTTCAGGATCACGTGGCAGCTGAGAGTCCGCACCATGGACAAGAAGGGGAAAATCAAACGGGCGGTGCAGTTCGTCCTGGCCGTGGCTCTGATCTTCATCACCTGCTTCTTTCCCAGCACCATTTCACGCATAGCTGTGTGGATCCTCAAGGCATGGTACGACGAATGCAAATACTTTGAAGAGGCCAACCTGGCGTTCTACACGTCGGTGTGTTTCACGTACTTCAACAGCGTCCTCAACCCGGTGGTGTATTATTTCTCCAGCCCGGCCTTCAGCGGGACCTTCGACAGACTTGTGAATAAACTGCTGAGAAGGAAGGAaccggaggaggagcagaaagaTACGACTGAGCAAGACATTGCCACTGTTTCAGGTAGAAataattaa
- the denr gene encoding density-regulated protein gives MATTEMEPGSLESKSENVTYDSDSKYPLKVLYCGVCSLPTEYCEYMPEPAKCRHWLEKNFPDVFARMTVGPASNTPKQEVGTGEAPPAGEEEEKKKQKRGGRGQIKQKKKTVPQKVTIAKMPRAKKKYVTRVCGLATFDIELKEAQRFFAQKFSCGASVTGEDEIVIQGDFTDDIIDVIQEKWPEVDDDSIDDLGEVKK, from the exons ATGGCTACTACTGAGATGGAACCTGGTTCTTTGGAAAGCAAATCAGAAAATGTGACATATGACTCTGACTCAAAGTACCCACTGAAAGTACTTTACTGTGGAG TGTGCTCTCTGCCTACGGAG TACTGTGAGTACATGCCTGAGCCAGCCAAATGTAGGCATTGGCTTGAGAAGAACTTTCCAGATGTGTTTGCCAGGATGACTGTTGG CCCGGCATCAAATACGCCCAAGCAGGAAGTCGGCACTGGAGAAGCTCCCCCTgcaggcgaggaggaggagaagaagaaacagaagagaG GTGGAAGAGGCCAgatcaaacagaaaaagaagactGTGCCGCAGAAAGTCACGATAGCAAAAATGCCGAGAGCCAAGAAAAAATACGTCACAAGGGTGTGTGGCCTGGCAACATTTG ACATCGAACTAAAAGAGGCTCAGCGATTCTTCGCCCAGAAATTCTCCTGTGGTGCCTCAGTTACAGGGGAGGATGAAATAGTCATTCAGGGAGATTTTACAGATGACATAATCGACGTCATTCAAGAGAAGTGGCCTGAG gtgGATGATGACAGCATCGATGATCTGGGTGAAGTGAAGAAGTGA